The following nucleotide sequence is from Tardiphaga alba.
GCACGTTTCTTCGTCGTCACGGCCAGCGCTCGCGCCGTACCGGCCTTGATGAAGGGTGCGGCGCCGCTGAGCACGTCGAACAGGATCGGAATCTGCCCGCCGATCAGATCGTTCATCGCCGGCGCGCCCCCGCGATAGGGCACATGCTCCATTTTCACGCCGGCCATGGTCTTCATCAATTCGCCGGATAGATTCGGCGGCGTGCCGACGCCGGATGAGCCGTAGCTGTATTTTCCAGGCTCGGCCTTCAGCATCGCAATCAGTTCTTTGACATTCGTGGCTTTGGAGGTCGGAGGCACCAGCAACACATTCGGCACCGTCACGATCATCGAGATGGCCGTGAAATCAGCCACAGGATCGTAAGGCGGCTGCTTCGCCATCAGCGGATTGATGGTGTGGGTCGAGATCGTGCCCATCAGCAGCGTCTGACCGTCGGGCTTGGCCTTGGCCACGCGTGTCGCACCGACCACGCCACCCGCACCGGTCACGTTCTCGATGATAATGGTCTGGTTGATCTGCTCGGCGACTTTCTTCGCCACATGCCGGCTCACCACATCGGTGGCGCCACCGGCCGCAAAGGGTACGACCAGCGTGATCGGCCCCTTCGGCAGATCTTCTTGCGCCCACCCACTGCGTGAAGAGAGTAGCGAGGCCGCCGCGATGGCGGCCGTGCCGAAATGTCGACGCGTCATGCCTGTCGTCATTGTTTCCATCCCTGATGTTTTGAAGGTCGGCACCGGTTGATCCGGTGTCCGCCGAAAGACAGGGCGCCGTAGCGCCCTGCTACAGTCATTCAGATCGGCGCGTGGCCGAGCGCCGCACGAAAACGATTCTTGACGTAAACGCCATCTCGCGGCGGCAGCAAGCGCGGCGGGTTTTCAGCTTTCACTTTGATGGTGGCAAGTTTCACGCCGTCGCGCGAGCTCACGCGCGTGCGCAGATCCTCCACGCCGGCCATGTCGCGGATTTCTCTGGTCCAGCCGAAGCCGCAGGATTGCGCGACCTTGTCGAGATGGACGCCCATGCCCGCATGGCTCACTTGCATGCCGGTTTCGCCAAAATGACCATTGTCGAGTACGGCGATGGTGAGATTGGCGGGCCGCCGCGTGGCAATGGTCGCCAGCGCCCCCATGCCCATCAGCATTTCGCCATCGCCGGTGACGACCAGGACGGAATGATCCGGTTTCGCCGTCGCAAGGCCGAGGCCGACCATGGCCGCACTGCCCATGGCGGCCCAGAGATAGTAGTTGTTGTCGTGATCGCCTGCGGCCATCACGTCATAGGATGGCGAGCCGAGGCCCGTGACGACGAGAAGATTCTTGCGACCAGTCAGCAGCGTCTTCACCACCTCGCGACGATCCAATGCGCCGCCCGCGTTTACTTCACCCATTGCTTCTCTCCGATCAGGCGCTGTCCAAGCAGCAGGGCGCAGGCCGAGTCGCCATTGAAAGCCATCGACGCCGCACCGCGCAGCAGCGGCGCAACGTCCTGCGGCTCATCGGCGCGCCATGTCAGCACGCCCATGAGGTTCAGCGCGCGCTCGGTCGCTTGCCCCATTGGATTCTGCCAGCCGTTGAATTCGGCCCAATCGCCGCGCATGGTGACGACCATCAGCAGCGGAAATCGCGTGCAGGTCTGGAGAGCCAGAGTGTTGATGCAATTGCCGACGCCGCTGGACTGCATCAGCAGCGCGCCGCGCTCGCCACCGAGCCAGGCGCCGGCGAGATAGCCGATGCCTTCCTCTTCCGTGGTCAGAACCACCGAATTGATCGCATTGTCTTCGTTCGCGAGGCGAATGGCCGTCGAATGTCCGGCATCCGGAACATAGACGATGTGTTTGACATCTGCGGCCTTGAGAATGTCGAACACATCCTGCCGCCAGGCCTGTCCCGGCCCCTCCCCCGCATCGCTCATCCAAGTCTCCGCTCGTTGACTACGCTGCCTGCATCGTAGCGTAGACGAACGGTTTCTCACCTGTCGATTTGTGTGACGAGCTATGTCGAGATTGTTATGCGCAGTGCAGCAGAACCGCTGCATTATCCCGCGCGCAGGAATGCGTCGAGCAACAGGCCCGCAAACAACAGCAGTCCCGCATCGCGATTGGACTTGAACAGCCGCAGGCACAGCGCAGAGTCCTTGATGTCGATACGTGTGATCTGCCAGGCGAGATGTCCGGCAAAAACGATCAAGCCGATCCACGCCGGCCAGCCCGCACCTGCCAGCCGCAGTGCCACGCTGATGAGCGAGACGGCCAGGCCGTAGAAGATGACCAGCGCCGTTTGGGTGCGCGCGCCGAACAGCAGCGCCGTCGATTTGATGCCGATCAGCGCATCGTCCTCAGTGTCCTGATGGGCATAGATCGTATCATAGGCGATCACCCAGCAGATCGATCCGGCATAGAGCAGCAGCGCCGTCGCATCGATGCGCTGGAACACGACCGCAAAGCCCATCAGCGCGCCCCAAGAGAAGGCG
It contains:
- a CDS encoding Bug family tripartite tricarboxylate transporter substrate binding protein is translated as MTTGMTRRHFGTAAIAAASLLSSRSGWAQEDLPKGPITLVVPFAAGGATDVVSRHVAKKVAEQINQTIIIENVTGAGGVVGATRVAKAKPDGQTLLMGTISTHTINPLMAKQPPYDPVADFTAISMIVTVPNVLLVPPTSKATNVKELIAMLKAEPGKYSYGSSGVGTPPNLSGELMKTMAGVKMEHVPYRGGAPAMNDLIGGQIPILFDVLSGAAPFIKAGTARALAVTTKKRAGSFPDIPTVAEQGLPDYETYTWNAIFGPPGMPAAMTERLSAEFRKATLDADVKQRLIELSGEPVGSTPNQLSAQVRAEIAKWGPIIQAAGLKAE
- a CDS encoding thiamine pyrophosphate-dependent enzyme, translating into MGEVNAGGALDRREVVKTLLTGRKNLLVVTGLGSPSYDVMAAGDHDNNYYLWAAMGSAAMVGLGLATAKPDHSVLVVTGDGEMLMGMGALATIATRRPANLTIAVLDNGHFGETGMQVSHAGMGVHLDKVAQSCGFGWTREIRDMAGVEDLRTRVSSRDGVKLATIKVKAENPPRLLPPRDGVYVKNRFRAALGHAPI
- a CDS encoding thiamine pyrophosphate-binding protein, translated to MSDAGEGPGQAWRQDVFDILKAADVKHIVYVPDAGHSTAIRLANEDNAINSVVLTTEEEGIGYLAGAWLGGERGALLMQSSGVGNCINTLALQTCTRFPLLMVVTMRGDWAEFNGWQNPMGQATERALNLMGVLTWRADEPQDVAPLLRGAASMAFNGDSACALLLGQRLIGEKQWVK